Genomic DNA from Clostridium sp. BJN0013:
CCAAGCTATAACCAAACTTTATTTAGGTATCAATCAGAATGATATTGATGATGTATACCGTCTAATCGAATTATAAGAGAGCCATTTGTGAAAAATTTATAAATGGCTTTTTAACTTTAATATAAATCCTATTAGGATTTAGTCTCACGAAATTCTATATGAAGATCTTTACCTAGAGCTTTTGCGATTTTTTGTAAGAAATCTATACTTGGATTGTAATTACCACTTTCTAGCCTAGAAATATTGCTTTGTCTTATACCAACTTTATCTGCAAATTGTTTTTGTGTTAAATGTTGGGCGTTTCTTTCTTCTATAATTTGTTTTATTATTTCATGTTTAGGAGTTAGTTTATTGTATTCTTTTCGAAATTCTTCATCTTTCATTTGTTTTTCGATAAACATATTTAAATTACTCATTTTCCATATCTCCCTTCATAATCAGCTTTATATCTTAAGGCTCTGTCAATTTCACTTTTTGGCGTGTTTTGGGTTTTCTTAATAAAACCATTTGTAAGAATTATTCTATTTCCAACACAAAAGAAGTAAAAAATTCTGGATATATCACTGCCTAATTTGATTCTTAGTTCAAATATTCCATCCTTAATTGGTTTTGAATGAGGTTCTCTTAAGTCCATACCAAATTGTTGAAGTATATTTATTCATAAAGAGCTTTTGCACGCATTTTAATATTTAACTGTTTAAAAACTACTCTACTGGAGCAATATTATCTTTTGTTCTGTAAAAATCTACATTCCACATTAGTAGTCCTTTCTTATATTTCATTGTGTTCAATTCTTAATATAAATATACCATGTATGATATAAAGAATATACCTTATTATGATATATTCTTTTAAAATAAAAAAAATTGCCCCAGTCATTACAGCAATTAATTCTTATATACAAAAATAATTATTTTTCTTTGAAAATTTTAGATAGATCTATTTCAGAGTTTTTATTCAATTAGGTACATATGGTTTTCAGTATATGATAATATTGCTAGCATTGGGCTATTTATGAAAAACAAAAAAACTCTTGACATTTATATTCTACTTTTGTAGAATATAAACTAAGGAGGTGATTTATATTGTCAATTATGAAAATTCCTGAATCAGAATTAGAAGTTATGAAAATTATCTGGTCTAGTGAAATTCCTGTATCTTCAAAAGAAGTAGTTAAAATTATGGAAGGAAAAAAAGGATGGAAAATTACAACTACATTAACACTACTTTCACGTTTAGCAAAGAAAAAATTTATAACAGCAACAAAAGGTAAAAAAATCACTCATTACACAGCTATTGTAACAGAAAATGAATATTTAAGATTAGAGACAAGAACTTTCTTTAAAAAAATTCATGGAAGCTCATTAAAAAGTTTTATTACTACGTTACATGAAAATAATGATATTACAGATGATGATTTAAATGAATTAGATAAATGGATAAAAAATAGGTGATAGTATGATTGAAATATTTGTAAAAAATCTATTGAAAGCATCTTTAGTAGGAAGTATAGGGATTATATCTATTATGATTTTGCAAAAAACTTTATTAAAAAAATATACTCGTGCATTTACCTATTATATATGGTTAGCTGTAATAATAAAAATGCTTATACCTTTTAAAATCCCAATTTATATGTCAGAAAAAATATGTAATATTGTTGGATACTCGCCTAGCAATATTAAAACAATTATTAATAATGGAATTTCTATAAATCAAGGTATAAAAATAGAAAATAGCATCAATATAGTATCCGATAATAACAATTTAAATTATTTTATAATAGTGTTTCATTTGTGGTTAATTGTTTCGATAATATTTTTATCTTATCACATTATTTCTTATTTTGTTTTCAATAATAAAATTAAACATTTAGTTTACGATGTACCTGACAATAATATTAAAAATATATATTTGAAATTATTAAAAGAAATGAATATTAAGAAAAAAATTTCACTAAAGTCTTGCAAAGCAATTTCAACACCATTAGGTATAGGAATATTTAATGCCCGCATAGTGATTCCTACTGTTTCATATGATATTCAGGAATTAAAATATATTTTAAAACATGAACTTATGCATTATAAAAGACATGACATAATGTATAAAATTGTATTATTAATAACTTTATCAATACATTGGTTTAATCCTCTAGTTTACATAATGTGTAAAGTGATAAACAATGATTGTGAACTATCTTGTGATGAAGCTGTACTTAAAAGATCAGATATAAAAGAAAGAAAATTATATGCGTCAGCTCTTGTCAATTCTTTAAGGCTTAATAAAAATAATATAGTAAAACAAAATCTAATTACAGGCTTTAATAATAAGAAGAATATATTAAAAAGGAGACTAGAAAATATGTTGAATTTAGAAACAAGAAAAAAAGGTATACTTATAGGTGCTTTGGCTACTATCATAACTGTAAGTTTATCGGTAAGTTTAAATACCTTAGCAAAAAGTAATACTGATGAACTCCATACTGATGAACTCCATACTGAAAAATTTTATGCTGGAGAAACTATACAAGGCATTACCATAGTATCAGTTGATAAAGAGGGACGACCAACTAAGATTAAGTATAAAACTGATTCTGTTTTAAACGAAGAGAAAATTATGGAAATTATAGGCAAATCCGATAAAGATAGTATAAGAGTTAAACCTTATAGCACTAAACCAGTACAATTTAATGTTTATACGTATGAAAATGCTCCATCAGATGTAAAAGCACAATATGAAGCTGATGTTAAGGCTGTGAATGGCAAAGTTTCTCCTTCAGATGAAATACTTGTACCAACCGAATAATATTTTTTAATTCATACCATTATATGTATAATTATATGAAAATAACGCATTGCGCTAGTTAATATATTATAAGAAAAACCCTAACAAAAACTAATCACCTGGATTATAATTAAATTAGGAAAAGAAATTATAATAAGGAGATGATTAATTATGTTAGAGTTCACTTATTATAATACTGAAAAAATTAATAATTTAAAAGACTTTTTTACAGCTGCTTTTGTTTTGATAGATGATATGTGCTTTCAAAAAAGAAACTTATTTTTGATTAAAGCTTCATGCATTAATTTCAATGAATAGCTTTATAACCGACATTCCACATGTAAAAATTAACAAATAATTAATTACATTTAGCACTCCACTAAGATATTAGAATATATTATTATATTGTTCAATATAGTACGTGAAGGGAAAAATGAATATAAAAAGTATAAAACCTGTTATAGATGGAGCTATACTATTAATTTTAAAATATTGCAGAAAGCTTAAGATTGCAGAATATATTAATGATAAGATAAATTTTGATAAGGAAAGACTACTAGTACACCTGGAACTGCTATTGAAGCCATTATCGCTAATGTTCTAGTAGACAGACATCCTTTATCAAGATTAGATGAGTTTTATGAGAATACTGATGTTGAAAAGTTTTTTGGCAGTGGTATAAATTATAGACACCTAAATGATGATGCGCTTGGTAGAGCACTAGATGATTTCTATGAGGTAAATCCTAAAGAATCTTTCTCAAACATAGCTCTCGAAGGAATTAAAACTTTTAATGTGGAAGTTAAAAGTATTCATGCTGATA
This window encodes:
- a CDS encoding M56 family metallopeptidase; amino-acid sequence: MIEIFVKNLLKASLVGSIGIISIMILQKTLLKKYTRAFTYYIWLAVIIKMLIPFKIPIYMSEKICNIVGYSPSNIKTIINNGISINQGIKIENSINIVSDNNNLNYFIIVFHLWLIVSIIFLSYHIISYFVFNNKIKHLVYDVPDNNIKNIYLKLLKEMNIKKKISLKSCKAISTPLGIGIFNARIVIPTVSYDIQELKYILKHELMHYKRHDIMYKIVLLITLSIHWFNPLVYIMCKVINNDCELSCDEAVLKRSDIKERKLYASALVNSLRLNKNNIVKQNLITGFNNKKNILKRRLENMLNLETRKKGILIGALATIITVSLSVSLNTLAKSNTDELHTDELHTEKFYAGETIQGITIVSVDKEGRPTKIKYKTDSVLNEEKIMEIIGKSDKDSIRVKPYSTKPVQFNVYTYENAPSDVKAQYEADVKAVNGKVSPSDEILVPTE
- a CDS encoding type II toxin-antitoxin system RelE/ParE family toxin translates to MDLREPHSKPIKDGIFELRIKLGSDISRIFYFFCVGNRIILTNGFIKKTQNTPKSEIDRALRYKADYEGRYGK
- a CDS encoding BlaI/MecI/CopY family transcriptional regulator, which translates into the protein MSIMKIPESELEVMKIIWSSEIPVSSKEVVKIMEGKKGWKITTTLTLLSRLAKKKFITATKGKKITHYTAIVTENEYLRLETRTFFKKIHGSSLKSFITTLHENNDITDDDLNELDKWIKNR
- a CDS encoding helix-turn-helix transcriptional regulator; the encoded protein is MSNLNMFIEKQMKDEEFRKEYNKLTPKHEIIKQIIEERNAQHLTQKQFADKVGIRQSNISRLESGNYNPSIDFLQKIAKALGKDLHIEFRETKS